The genomic segment CGACTCGTCGGTGACGATGCGCTCGAGCACCCGAATGCGATCCTCGAGCGTGCGAATGTGGCGGTCGCGATCCTCGAGCCGCTCCTTGAGCTCGTCGAGCTCGCGGCGCGTCGGCTGATCTCTGTCCTGAGCCCGCGCGTGCTTCAACCTCGCGAGGCGCATCAGAAACACGAAGGTGCAGACGATGGCGACGATCGGGATCAGATCCTCGAGCGGACTCGGCGCGAACATTTTGGTTGCTCCTCTGGCGGGCGCGGATCGAGTATAGCGCCGACGCCGGGGAACGACTATTCGTCAGCCTCCGGCGCGGGCGACCAGCTCGGGGCGCGGCATCTCCGCTTCCCGCGCGGCCGTGACGACGTAGCGCATCGGGCCGCCCGGCGTCACGGCGTCGAACGGCCAGCAGGTGACGAGCGCGAGCACGGACTCGTCCGTCTGCGTCCGAAGTGTCGCCCGCTCCGCATCGACGACGTCGACCGCGGTGACCACGTACGCTGCGACGCCGCCGTTCGCGGATTCGACATAAAGGCGGTCGCCGGGGTGAAGCTCGCGCAACGCGGCGAAATGTGTGTCGCGGTGACCGGCGATGATGCTGACGCCGGCCGTGCCGGGCTCCGCGCTTCCTTCGAGATGCACAGGGCCGAACGCGAGGTTGCGTGCGGATGCACCGGCCAGCACGACGAGCGGCTCATCGGCGGTCGGCAGATGCAGGCGTGCGATCGGCCACGTATCGGCCCACGGCCACGGCCGGACGCGCTCGGCACCGTCCTGCGTGGCGGCCCACGCGCGATTCAGCAGGTATTGGGCCACCTCCGCCTTCACCGGGATCCACGCGCCGGCCGAGAGCAGCAGACCTCCGGTCGCGAACATCGCGGTCACGGCCGCTCCCCGCCAGGGCGTGAACGCCGGTGCGAACCTGCGGATCATCGCGGCGCTCCGACGAAGCGCGAGCGCCGCCGCAACGTTCCGAGCAGCAGCGCCGCCGCGGCGATCGCGAGCCATCCGAGCCGGCGATAGAGCTCCGCCGGCGTCGCCGTCGCCGGTAGATACGCGAGCGACGTGCCGGCCGGCGCCATGTTGCCGACCGCCTGCCGCTCGAGCGCGGCGGCACGCGACCGCGCGGGCGTCCTGTCGACGGCGACGAGACTCGTGTAGGGGCTCACGAGCCCGTGCTCGAGCGCCGTCTCGACGACGACGCTGCGGATCACGCTCTCGCTCACGCCCTCGACGCGACTGTCGAGCGCGTGCTCGATCTTGCGCCGCGCCCACAGCGCGGCGATGCCGGGCGAGGGCGCAGGCTTCGCTTCGACGGATTGCGACCACGGCGAGCCCGCGAGGCGCCCGAAAACCTCGATTGCGATCGGCCCGTCGCCCCGCGGGAAGCTCGCCGTGACCACGACCGGCTCGCCCGCGTAAAGATCCGGCACGCGCGGCGGATAGAGCTCGACGGCATTCGGCCAATCCACGAGCACGTCGGCGAGCGCGACGCGCTCGAGCTTCGTGAACAGCGCCTGCATGCGCTCCGCCACGGCGCCGGCGTCGCCGATGTGCGTGTACGTGCCGCGGCCGAACTGCGCGGCCTTGCGCATGAAGTGCGAGTTCGGTGCGGCGCCGATGCCGATCGTGAAGAGCCGCGCGTCGCCGAGGCGCTGCCGGATCGCGGCGAAGAGCTCGGTCTCGTTTTGGACGGCGCCGTCGGTCAGGAACACGACCTGGCGGAGATACCCGGGCGCCGCCGGCTGCGCCAACGCGGCGTGGATCGCCGGTGCCATCTCGGTGCCGCCGTCGGCGCCGAGCGTCGCGACGTAGTGCCGCGCCTGCGCGAGCGTCTCGGGCGTGACCGGCCGCGGCGACGGGTAAAGGCTCGAGGTCGTCGAGTTGAACTGAATGACGTTGAAGCGATCGACGCCGGTCAGCCTGCCGAGCGCGTCGCCCAGTGCGAGCTTCGCCTGCTGGATCGATGCGCCGTGCATCGAGCCCGACGTGTCGACGACGTAGATCAGCTCGCGGGGCTGCGCGCGGTACAGGTGCGTCTCGGCCGGCGGGACGACCATCAGCAGCGCGTACGTCGTGTCGCCGCGCGTTTCGGTCAGCGCGGCGGCGGTGGGCGCGCTGCTCGCGCGCGGACGCCACGCGATCACGAAGTCGCGGTCCATTGGCACGGTCGGGCTCGCCGTTTCGATTTCGTATCCCGAGCCGTCGGCGGTCGCACGGATCTCGTGATGAAGGCTCTCGATCTCGGCGACCGGCAGGCCGGGCGTCAGCGAGACGTGCAGCGCCGCTTCCGCCGCAACGCCTGCGGATGCGGCCGGGCCCGCGGAAGAGCCGATCGAGGGGTCCGACGGAGCCGCGACCGCCGCGGCGTTCGACGCCTTCGCGCCCGATGCTCCGCCGTTCTCATAGCGGGGCGTAAACGTCATCGGAAAGCGAAGGCTGAACCCGCTGCCGTCGTATCGCGCCGTGTCG from the Gammaproteobacteria bacterium genome contains:
- a CDS encoding marine proteobacterial sortase target protein encodes the protein MLRLPSIAAPAAALVLALVAHRAAAAELPADIGAGTLLFRSEAGFDVSAPLSTDVRIAVTGIVARVTVAQRFRNLGDGWAEAVYAFPLPDGAAVDRLRMRIGDRLIEGEIREKEQAAREYREARDSGRRASLVTQTAPSLFTTQVANIGPGESTDIIIEYLDTARYDGSGFSLRFPMTFTPRYENGGASGAKASNAAAVAAPSDPSIGSSAGPAASAGVAAEAALHVSLTPGLPVAEIESLHHEIRATADGSGYEIETASPTVPMDRDFVIAWRPRASSAPTAAALTETRGDTTYALLMVVPPAETHLYRAQPRELIYVVDTSGSMHGASIQQAKLALGDALGRLTGVDRFNVIQFNSTTSSLYPSPRPVTPETLAQARHYVATLGADGGTEMAPAIHAALAQPAAPGYLRQVVFLTDGAVQNETELFAAIRQRLGDARLFTIGIGAAPNSHFMRKAAQFGRGTYTHIGDAGAVAERMQALFTKLERVALADVLVDWPNAVELYPPRVPDLYAGEPVVVTASFPRGDGPIAIEVFGRLAGSPWSQSVEAKPAPSPGIAALWARRKIEHALDSRVEGVSESVIRSVVVETALEHGLVSPYTSLVAVDRTPARSRAAALERQAVGNMAPAGTSLAYLPATATPAELYRRLGWLAIAAAALLLGTLRRRSRFVGAPR
- a CDS encoding class GN sortase — encoded protein: MIRRFAPAFTPWRGAAVTAMFATGGLLLSAGAWIPVKAEVAQYLLNRAWAATQDGAERVRPWPWADTWPIARLHLPTADEPLVVLAGASARNLAFGPVHLEGSAEPGTAGVSIIAGHRDTHFAALRELHPGDRLYVESANGGVAAYVVTAVDVVDAERATLRTQTDESVLALVTCWPFDAVTPGGPMRYVVTAAREAEMPRPELVARAGG